A region of Neovison vison isolate M4711 chromosome 7, ASM_NN_V1, whole genome shotgun sequence DNA encodes the following proteins:
- the PPP5C gene encoding serine/threonine-protein phosphatase 5: protein MAMAEGERTECAEPPRDEPPADGALKRAEELKTQANDYFKAKDYENAIKFYSQAIELNPSNAIYYGNRSLAYLRTECYGYALADATRAIEIDKKYIKGYYRRAASNMALGKFRAALRDYETVVKVKPHDKDAKMKYQECNKIVKQKAFERAIAGDEHKRSVVDSLDIESMTIEDEYSGPKLEDGKVTITFMKELMQWYKDQKKLHRKCAYQILVQVKEALSKLSTLVETTLKETEKITVCGDTHGQFYDLLNIFELNGLPSETNPYIFNGDFVDRGSFSVEVILTLFGFKLLYPDHFHLLRGNHETDNMNQIYGFEGEVKAKYTAQMYELFSEVFEWLPLAQCINGKVLIMHGGLFSEDGVTLDDIRKIERNRQPPDSGPMCDLLWSDPQPQNGRSVSKRGVSCQFGPDVTKAFLEENHLDYIIRSHEVKAEGYEVAHGGRCVTVFSAPNYCDQMGNKASYIHLRGSDLRPQFHQFTAVPHPDVKPMAYASTLLQLGMM from the exons ATGGCGATGGCGGAGGGCGAGCGGACTGAGTGTGCTGAGCCCCCCCGAGACGAGCCCCCAGCTGATGGCGCTCTGAAGCGGGCGGAGGAGCTCAAGACGCAGGCCAACGACTACTTCAAAG CCAAGGACTACGAGAACGCCATCAAGTTCTATAGCCAGGCCATCGAGCTGAACCCCAGCAATGCCATCTACTACGGCAACCGCAGCCTGGCCTACCTGCGCACCGAGTGCTATGGCTACGCGCTGGCTGATGCCACACGGGCCATCGAGATCGACAAGAAGTACATTAAGGGCTACTACCGCCGGGCGGCCAGCAACATGGCGCTGGGCAAGTTCCGGGCAGCCCTGCGGGACTACGAGACG GTGGTGAAGGTGAAGCCCCATGACAAGGATGCCAAAATGAAGTACCAGGAGTGCAACAAGATTGTGAAGCAGAAAGCCTTCGAGCGGGCCATCGCCGGCGATGAGCACAAGCGCTCCGTGGTCGACTCGCTGGACATCGAGAGCATGA CCATTGAGGACGAGTACAGCGGGCCCAAGCTTGAGGATGGCAAAGTGACAATCACCTTCATGAAGGAGCTCATGCAGTGGTATAAGGACCAGAAGAAACTGCACCGGAAATGCGCCTACCAG ATcctggtacaggtcaaagaggcCCTCTCTAAGCTGAGCACGCTTGTGGAGACCACGCTCAAAGAG ACAGAGAAGATTACGGTGTGCGGGGACACCCATGGCCAGTTCTATGACCTCCTCAACATCTTTGAGCTCAATGGTTTACCCTCGGAGACCAATCCCTAT ATATTTAATGGTGACTTTGTGGACCGCGGCTCCTTCTCCGTAGAAGTGATCCTCACCCTGTTTGGCTTTAAGCTCCTGTACCCAGACCACTTTCACCTACTTCGAG GCAACCACGAGACGGACAACATGAACCAGATCTATGGCTTCGAGGGCGAGGTGAAGGCCAAATACACAGCCCAGATGTATGAACTCTTCAGTGAGGTGTTCGAGTGGCTCCCGCTGGCCCAGTGTATCAACGGCAAAGTGCTG atcATGCATGGAGGCTTGTTCAGTGAGGATGGCGTCACCCTGGACGATATCAGGAAAATCGAGCGGAACCGGCAGCCCCCAGATTCAG GTCCCATGTGCGACCTGCTCTGGTCAGACCCACAGCCGCAG AACGGACGCTCGGTCAGCAAGCGGGGCGTGAGCTGCCAGTTTGGCCCTGATGTCACCAAGGCCTTCTTGGAGGAGAACCACCTGGACTACATCATCCGCAGCCATGAAGTCAAGGCGGAGGGCTACGAGGTGGCGCACGGTGGCCGCTGTGTCACCGTCTTCTCCGCCCCCAACTACTG TGACCAGATGGGGAATAAAGCCTCCTACATCCACCTCCGGGGTTCCGACCTGCGGCCCCAGTTCCACCAGTTCACAGCAGTG CCTCACCCCGACGTCAAGCCCATGGCCTACGCCAGCACGCTGCTGCAGTTAGGGATGATGTGA